GCCCCGAACGCCGAGACCGCGGAGACCGCCGACCGCGAGGGCATCTCGCGTCGGCGGCTGCTCGGCACCGCCGGTGCCACGGGGCTCGTACTCGGCGCGGCCGGCGGCGCCACCGGCTACGCCGCCGCCCCCTCCACGGCGGCCGCCCCGCTCACCTCGCTGGGCAGCGGGCGAGCGATGTTTCACGGGAAACATCAGCCCGGCATCACCGACCCCATGCAGGCCTGCGGCCATCTCGTCGCCTTCGACCTGGCGGCCGGCGCCGGACGCAAGGAGGCCGCCGCGCTCCTGCGCCGCTGGTCCGACACAGCACGCCGACTGATGGCGGGCGAACCGACCGGAACCCGTGACACGGACGTCGCCCGGGACTCGGGGCCCTCCTCGCTGACCGTCACCTTCGGCTTCGGGTACAGCTTCTTCGGCCGCACCGGCCTGGACGGACAACGCCCGGTCGCCCTCGACCCGCTCCCCGACTTCTCCTCCGACCACCTCGACAAGAACCGCAGCAACGGCGACCTGTGGGTGCAGATCGGAGCGGACGACGCCCTGGTCGCCTTCCACGCCCTGCGCGCCATCCAGCGGGACGCCGGAGCCGCCGCCCGCGTCCGCTGGCAGATGAACGGCTTCAACCGGTCACCGGGCGCCACCGCCCGCCCGATGACGGCCCGCAACCTCATGGGACAGGTCGACGGCACCCGCAATCCGAAGCCGTCCGAGGCCGACTTCGACCGGCGGATCTTCGTCCCCGAACAGCCGGGGAAGAACGACCGGGCCTGGATGGCGAACGGCTCCTACGCCGTCGTACGCCGGATCCGCATGCTCCTCGACGACTGGGAGAAGCTCTCGCTCAAGGGTCAGGAGGACGTCATCGGCCGCCGCAAGTCGGAC
The Streptomyces sp. NBC_01723 genome window above contains:
- the efeB gene encoding iron uptake transporter deferrochelatase/peroxidase subunit, giving the protein MSDQSTPHAPNAETAETADREGISRRRLLGTAGATGLVLGAAGGATGYAAAPSTAAAPLTSLGSGRAMFHGKHQPGITDPMQACGHLVAFDLAAGAGRKEAAALLRRWSDTARRLMAGEPTGTRDTDVARDSGPSSLTVTFGFGYSFFGRTGLDGQRPVALDPLPDFSSDHLDKNRSNGDLWVQIGADDALVAFHALRAIQRDAGAAARVRWQMNGFNRSPGATARPMTARNLMGQVDGTRNPKPSEADFDRRIFVPEQPGKNDRAWMANGSYAVVRRIRMLLDDWEKLSLKGQEDVIGRRKSDGAPLSGGGETSEMDLEKTDKAGNLVVPINAHARITRPDQNGGAAMVRRPFSYHDGFDADGVPDAGLLFICWQADPLRGFVPVQRKLDRGDALSQFIRHEASGLFAVPGGAAEGEYVGQRLLEG